A part of Leishmania panamensis strain MHOM/PA/94/PSC-1 chromosome 34 sequence genomic DNA contains:
- a CDS encoding hypothetical protein (TriTrypDB/GeneDB-style sysID: LpmP.34.2970) — protein sequence MRAPQEGPVPRLAIVLGSEVSLVTLQQEWAAFPQGVSYAEFRQLLEPHIRPHPCFSEAINANVALLHSCTLPLCSISASSPSASPYAPGKLPQALSSAPVVPAPAAFDDTSSNRESERTRRIRTRQELAGVTTRSVDPIKHLFNRIDVHNQQRVTWEELVNYLVAEASIDAAGKRLSTTTLNRFTFSRLLRGQSKRSQEKQKIKKDTTTEAPTFKRYYRDVQGVPQTCRTRAGEDNDAIRRRAVAVVHEDEDLALIRFLDGLPGHKSLFFASTRSCSFILYSKGTLERVYSAPPEMLPGVSPSAVSYLDGCDLFLCYSSDDRLLRGWFSLLSHAVTTMTVTPLLVEGLVRRIQVMPRESPTYADYTETLFLGNSFGHVLRVVAPHRHSGGMEFKVVQTFSNLHTRESGGLVDFCLYGAHLYSCGFDGRLVATSLLTGKSSDLGRMVNEHFTTLVYVPEHDWVVAATSCGRQLLWWEAHSHGTLPGTPFDLAGHGEPVACIIALIYVAAVDHVVSADSKGVMKVWDASTQRCVQSFRGNRVPQRLGSSICTVPADEAKVPATKTRTAVHPSSGLLTGNLAGLFVNLGLLSLLPTGTGQASYVGGPQCHSLIYCESTQELLCGFVNSIVSWGLRGRDNSLVCDEEEVCYDIIYDIRTRTFLVQGATRLSVWDGLHGHRRGVVSQTALSGVLQAGVDIKAVCIDELGSRVFISLCDGDVVSYTTQDLASDASQCTSATATVWWRGNSLGSGTTGGSTAVVEQMHYSSISRTWIAITSNGALLVRSEEDDQEVLFSVTISVSPSPLSQLRVSEELGLVAVTDAQHTVYIYDMQAWMDAPVTKRLAGYGALVDLVFLGSAPALVTVHAGGVCRCWSCAPVVERFKLLSVFCHPRHPTPELCTAVTIEAERASMGMVERTRLGRAVTTRGRLPMQSPAMAPCLHMTAATTTGGNDALYATAISPLPLGTTLPKIACISRPGSAYVASRPATPRLRVSQYGSSILQQTKSSFEETSADSTVVAGDATSAFMEFSMPMRKSAADALHDIPTGEDWLGIAATPTASVEFTSAAYDGRQHHLFLGDSEGVVHTYRMCPLLQAYRLPRCTHASRPAFSLTVATESTGLDAGDGLTVPTLVWSVQVHVNQSATTEPGVEARPASAYHGSMPTTTQHGSDRCGVVCVRWFDDRGVLATSGYNHEVWFLDSSVGEKVACLSAEQLPSRRDHADRALSASWHCQGTLTQDLMVLSGVLDGQRPKAASTLPPHNTFSLPPLPRYEDLNDDSAVAFLTGVSQPHCCAHHTTGKDSAATEEGQGAVSLSPQSKEVTDISATLSNPRLTSLGFDPLRSCVGQEQATSSHLFRHSCLEATVTSRHDRPATVLKDYMQRLKTRRGSSGRPQRCSTFLSPLPRLPSSQQALAEDVLVCWGPLPHNTSLPAGNPLEEGEYPHSTGSAVLSTTCPTVSGGDMHIYITDWQKRDLMGMRKSRSIKPQAPVPPVSHNTLVNVEESKSHNTEVTGKPLLLGPAGGVSWHAVRTAAAADVAPAVTDAAVLEDGTTPSCGARSLTANVATLNRPQGDAAGRATGPSCSTLSFSVREDSVAIGHCDTVNGSFCISNATSPALALRISGSALAAPVLDADKSAAVHQQKQKPLSQLQQAHGRIRPNFATDIALQRYERLPRVPFTQSSAPGHHSRMKAPHSIKKARWTHVDGKCSSSTTNDVAVHSSFQGITERALSSVPAKTLRPPPMLAYSSEFEGVSTLEMYSSELHQCLRRLHR from the coding sequence ATGCGTGCACCGCAGGAAGGCCCGGTGCCACGTCTGGCGATTGTCCTCGGTAGCGAAGTCTCGCTTGTCACCCTCCAGCAAGAGTGGGCCGCGTTTCCACAAGGGGTCTCCTATGCAGAATTTCGACAGCTGCTTGAACCGCATATCAGACCACACCCCTGCTTTTCCGAAGCTATAAACGCGAACGTTGCTCTGCTGCACTCATGTAccctgcctctctgcagcatctctgcctcctcgccctccgcaTCCCCATACGCACCCGGAAAACTTCCACAAGCGCTTTCCAGCGCCCCAGTGGTCCCTGCCCCCGCCGCCTTCGATGATACCAGTTCAAATCGGGAGTCGGAACGAACCCGCCGTATCCGCACTCGGCAGGAACTAGCTGGCGTCACGACACGCTCTGTCGACCCCATCAAACACCTCTTCAACCGCATCGACGTCCACAATCAACAGCGTGTCACCTGGGAGGAACTAGTGAACTACCTGGTTGCCGAGGCGAGCATCGATGCGGCAGGAAAGAGGCTCAGTACCACCACTTTGAATCGGTTTACCTtctcgcggctgctgcgagggCAATCAAAGCGCTCacaggagaagcaaaaaatAAAGAAGGACACTACTACCGAGGCACCCACATTCAAGCGTTACTACCGTGACGTCCAGGGTGTCCCTCAGACATGTCGCACGCGCGCCGGCGAAGACAACGATGCCATACGCAGGCGCGCTGTAGCGGTTGTTCACGAGGACGAGGATCTTGCACTCATTCGTTTTCTCGACGGCTTGCCCGGACACAAGTCGCTTTTCTTCGCCTCTacccgcagctgctcttttATTCTTTATTCGAAGGGTACCCTCGAGCGTGTCTACTCGGCACCACCGGAGATGCTCCCAGGAGTGAGCCCCTCCGCTGTTTCTTATCTGGATGGGTGTGACTTGTTCTTATGCTACTCTTCGGACGATCGACTACTGCGTGGCTGgttctcccttctctcgcacGCCGTCACGACCATGACAGTCACACCGCTACTGGTGGAGGGTCTAGTGCGTCGCATCCAGGTGATGCCGCGGGAGTCGCCCACCTACGCCGATTACACAGAgaccctcttcctcggcaACAGCTTCGGCCACGTACTGCGCGTCGTTGCCCCTCACAGGCACAGCGGTGGGATGGAGTTCAAGGTGGTGCAGACCTTTTCCAacctgcacacgcgcgaaTCCGGTGGTCTTGTCGATTTCTGCCTCTACGGAGCGCATCTCTACTCGTGCGGCTTTGACGGGCGACTCGTGGCCACTTCTCTGCTCACAGGGAAGTCATCCGACCTTGGTAGGATGGTAAATGAGCACTTCACCACACTCGTGTACGTCCCAGAGCACGATTGGGTTGTTGCGGCGACCTCGTGTGGGCGCCAGCTGCTTTGGTGGGAGGCGCACTCGCACGGCACTCTGCCTGGCACGCCGTTTGACCTGGCTGGACACGGCGAGCCCGTCGCATGCATCATTGCACTCATTTATGTGGCGGCAGTTGACCATGTGGTGAGCGCCGACTCCAAGGGCGTCATGAAGGTCTGGGATGCATCGACGCAACGTTGTGTGCAGTCGTTCCGGGGAAATCGCGTACCGCAGCGGCTCGGCAGCTCAATTTGTACTGTGCCGGCAGATGAGGCGAAGGTGCCGGCAACCAAAACGCGTACCGCAGTGCACCCCAGCAGCGGACTGCTCACCGGCAATCTTGCAGGACTCTTTGTCAATCTGGGACTGCTTTCCTTGTTACCGACAGGTACGGGACAGGCGAGTTACGTTGGCGGACCCCAGTGCCACAGCCTGATTTACTGCGAGTCGACGCAGGAGCTTCTCTGCGGCTTTGTCAACTCCATCGTCTCCTGGGGATTGCGCGGTCGCGACAACTCACTTGTGTgtgatgaggaagaggtgtGCTACGACATCATATATGATATTCGCACCCGCACCTTCCTGGTGCAGGGCGCGACGCGACTCAGCGTGTGGGATGGCCTGCATGGGCATCGTCGCGGTGTGGTGAGTCAGACGGCGCTCTCCGGCGTATTGCAGGCCGGCGTCGATATCAAGGCGGTTTGCATCGACGAACTTGGGAGTCGCGTGTTTATTTCGCTGTGCGACGGGGATGTGGTCTCGTACACCACTCAAGACCTCGCGTCGGATGCCTCGCAATGCACGTCTGCCACAGCAACAGTCTGGTGGCGTGGCAATTCTCTCGGCTCTGGCACCACGGGGGGttcgacggcggtggtggagcagATGCATTACTCGTCCATCTCGCGCACGTGGATCGCGATTACGTCAAACGGAGCGCTGCTGGTTCGATCGGAAGAGGACGATCAGGAGGTCCTTTTCTCAGTCACCATCTCTGTCTCTCCGTCGCCCTTGAGCCAACTACGGGTGTCGGAGGAGCTTGGGCTCGTCGCTGTGACGGATGCGCAGCACACCGTGTACATCTACGATATGCAGGCGTGGATGGATGCCCCGGTTACGAAGAGGCTTGCCGGGTACGGCGCTCTTGTGGATCTGGTTTTTCTCGGCAGTGCCCCAGCTTTGGTTACGGTGCATGCCGGCGGCGTTTGCCGGTGCTGGTCATGCGCGCCAGTGGTGGAGCGGTTCAAACTGCTCAGCGTCTTTTGCCATCCTCGGCATCCCACACCTGAACTCTGCACAGCGGTCACAATAGAGGCAGAGCGTGCATCGATGGGGATGGTGGAGAGGACGCGCCTTGGTAGAGCGGTAACGACGCGTGGGCGGCTGCCAATGCAGTCACCAGCGATGGCACCGTGTCTTCACATGACTGCTGCCACAACCACTGGCGGCAACGACGCCTTGTACGCGACTGCTATTAGCCCATTGCCACTTGGAACTACGCTGCCTAAGATCGCCTGCATTTCTCGTCCTGGCTCGGCCTATGTTGCGTCACGGCCGGCAACGCCTAGGCTGCGTGTATCGCAGTACGGGTCCTCCATTCTGCAGCAGACCAAGTCGAGTTTTGAGGAAACCTCAGCCGACTCGACAGTGGTTGCGGGTGATGCCACGTCGGCCTTCATGGAATTCTCTATGCCCATGAGAAAGTCTGCTGCGGACGCGCTTCACGACATTCCCACTGGCGAGGACTGGCTTGGGATCGCAGCAACTCCCACCGCATCCGTCGAGTTCACCTCCGCGGCCTACGACGGACGGCAACATCACTTGTTCCTCGGCGACTCTGAGGGCGTCGTACACACCTATCGCAtgtgccccctcctccaagcCTACAGGTTGCCCCGATGCACCCACGCGAGTCGGCCAGCGTTTTCGCTGACAGTCGCGACGGAATCCACTGGACTGGATGCCGGCGATGGCCTAACAGTCCCCACACTGGTGTGGTCGGTGCAAGTGCATGTGAACCAGAGTGCCACCACAGAGCCAGGTGTAGAGGCACGTCCAGCTTCCGCGTATCATGGCAGTATGCCGACAACGACCCAGCACGGCAGTGATCGGTGCGgcgtggtgtgtgtgcggtggTTTGACGATCGTGGCGTGCTCGCTACCTCCGGCTACAACCACGAGGTATGGTTCCTCGACAGTagtgtgggagagaaggtCGCCTGCTTGTCGGCCGAGCAGTTACCTTCTCGACGCGATCACGCGGACCGAGCACTGTCAGCTTCGTGGCACTGCCAGGGAACGCTGACGCAAGACCTGATGGTCCTGAGTGGGGTGCTCGACGGACAAAGACCCAAGGCCGCTAGTACACTGCCTCCTCACAACACGTTCAGTCTGCCTCCGTTGCCGCGCTACGAAGATTTGAACGACGACAGTGCCGTTGCTTTCCTCACGGGGGTGTCGCAGCCGCATTGCTgcgcacaccacaccacagGCAAGGATTCGGCTGCGACAGAGGAGGGCCAGGGGGCggtgtcgctgtcgccgcagaGCAAAGAGGTGACCGACATTTCGGCCACCTTGTCAAATCCACGACTCACATCGTTGGGCTTTGACCCACTGAGGTCTTGTGTAGGCCAGGAACAGGCAACTTCCAGCCACCTCTTCAGGCACTCGTGCCTGGAGGCGACCGTGACGTCGAGGCACGACAGACCAGCAACAGTGCTTAAGGACTACATGCAGCGACTGAAGACccgacgcggcagcagcggcagaccgcagcgctgcagcactttCTTGAGTCCGTTGCCGCGCCTACCATCTAGTCAACAAGCGCTAGCCGAGGACGTGCTTGTATGTTGGGGACCCCTCCCACACAACACCTCGTTGCCCGCCGGTAATCCCCTCGAGGAGGGTGAGTACCCACACAGCACCGGTTCTGCCGTCCTGAGTACGACATGCCccaccgtcagcggcggtgacatGCACATTTACATCACAGACTGGCAGAAGCGTGACCTGATGGGGATGCGAAAGTCACGGAGCATCAAGCCCCAGGCACCGGTGCCCCCGGTCTCGCACAACACGCTGGTGAACGTGGAGGAGAGCAAGTCGCACAATACAGAGGTGACAGGAAAGCCTCTTCTTTTGGGACCAGCTGGCGGTGTCTCCTGGCATGCAGTGCGtacggccgcagcagcagacgtaGCGCCGGCAGTCACAGACGCTGCAGTTTTAGAAGACGGTACAACCCCTTCGTGCGGTGCGCGGAGCTTGACAGCTAACGTGGCGACGTTGAACCGCCCACAAGGCGACGCCGCAGGGAGGGCGACAGGCCcaagctgcagcaccttgtCCTTCAGCGTCAGGGAAGACTCGGTAGCCATCGGCCACTGTGACACCGTGAACGGCTCGTTTTGCATTAGTAATGCTACCTCCCCGGCGCTAGCGTTGCGCATCTCAGGAAGTGCGCTGGCAGCCCCCGTTCTTGACGCGGATAAGAGCGCAGCGGTCCATCAACAGAAGCAAAAGCCGTTGTCCCAACTGCAGCAAGCTCATGGAAGGATCAGACCCAATTTCGCCACCGACATCGCTTTGCAGCGCTACGAGCGTCTCCCGCGAGTGCCGTTCACGCAGTCGTCAGCACCCGGACATCATAGCCGTATGAAGGCGCCTCACTCCATCAAGAAGGCCCGCTGGACGCATGTTGATGGAAAGTGCAGTTCTTCGACTACAAATGACGTGGCAGTGCACTCGTCTTTCCAGGGCATTACAGAGCGAGCCCTGTCATCCGTCCCTGCGAAGACTCTACGCCCACCGCCTATGTTGGCGTACAGCAGTGAGTTTGAGGGAGTGTCGACGTTGGAGATGTACTCTAGTGAACTCCATCAGTGCCTTCGGCGACTGCACCGATAG
- a CDS encoding inositol polyphosphate kinase, putative (TriTrypDB/GeneDB-style sysID: LpmP.34.2990), with protein sequence MSGESSPRQFEAVGGHKSSIFYGKPTRDGRSTLQKTTTAWEIMYYLAMELAKEDAFKQHPITAHPHVDEARAKFIYAAGKLAVFTSTLFSIHFPEKYITKSAALKPYIGRANEWILMEAGAPARGAVLAPLFNELFDGAEQLKGFNEEYDTGIWGIGLVDETSGMQRPCIMDVKLGFIRHSPLTPEEKVARMMKKEHNSLVRSTALRICGCRRYIHDTSNNEGAAATLICERFGKDIGYAISDVRVLSTCLTAFMSIGEPLAERKENEQLDFHPEVMGAITSAEQVHMKQRIRHIRAEIKSLLHFFEGTPDGNFMLQHMAFVSASVLLLYDAADSSARAKLRFIDFARSTWRKFNFDEPTIGFIQGLKNLDAYLSF encoded by the coding sequence ATGTCGGGCGAGAGCTCTCCTCGTCAATTTGAGGCTGTAGGCGGCCACAAGTCGTCCATTTTTTATGGTAAACCAACCCGAGACGGCCGCAGCACGCTCcagaagacgacgacagcaTGGGAAATTATGTACTACCTCGCTATGGAGCTCGCCAAGGAGGACGCGTTCAAGCAGCATCCCATCACGGCACACCCTCATGTCGACGAAGCGCGCGCCAAGTTCATCTACGCTGCGGGAAAGCTGGCTGTGTTTACCTCCACTCTCTTTTCCATTCACTTCCCTGAGAAGTATATAACCAAGTCGGCAGCACTGAAGCCGTACATCGGTCGTGCCAACGAGTGGATCCTCATGGAAGCCGGCGCGCCGGCCCGCGGTGCTGTTCTCGCACCGCTGTTCAACGAGCTCTTTGACGGTGCCGAGCAGCTGAAGGGCTTCAATGAGGAGTATGATACAGGAATCTGGGGTATTGGCCTCGTCGATGAGACGTCAGGCATGCAGAGGCCGTGCATTATGGACGTCAAGCTCGGCTTTATCCGGCACTCGCCACTGACAccggaggagaaggtggcgcGGATGATGAAGAAGGAGCACAACTCGCTTGTGCGgagcacggcgctgcgcatctgCGGCTGCCGGCGGTACATCCACGACACTTCGAACAACGAGGGCGCCGCGGCGACTTTGATTTGCGAGCGCTTTGGTAAAGATATCGGGTATGCCATCTCCGACGTGCGAGTGCTCAGCACATGCCTCACAGCATTCATGTCGATTGGCGAGCCACTCgcggagagaaaagaaaacgagcaGCTCGACTTTCACCCTGAGGTGATGGGCGCCATCACCAGCGCGGAACAGGTGCACATGAAGCAGCGCATCCGTCACATACGAGCTGAAATTAAGTCGCTGCTCCACTTCTTCGAGGGTACGCCGGATGGCAACTTCATGCTGCAACACATGGCCTTTGTTTCGGCAAGCGTTCTCCTGCTGTATGATGCGGCCGACTCGTCCGCGAGAGCCAAGCTCCGCTTCATCGACTTTGCCCGATCCACGTGGCGCAAGTTCAACTTTGATGAGCCGACAATTGGATTTATCCAGGGCCTCAAAAACCTGGACGCGTACCTCTCGTTTTAG
- a CDS encoding class I transcription factor A, subunit 2, putative (TriTrypDB/GeneDB-style sysID: LpmP.34.3000): MPTKETQVYWHDLPTPRPPWRNAGELKQCILESRRIASQMAQKQWSSVRSATSRPQRSIPRVPRSRAEQADRTDQRGRATRRIERPALLRQVVPEPHATPLQVVNLIMEHLRQRPVLAAEAAEVAQRVTLHFNMLTQSSQQPPVGEASLPRCSQGDAGFRGARAATESVLSQVQQQDGARLGLTSSQATIGASGGAAESLSMALQDSLLLDTVAEFCATRSLTFRRLSRSDLWGMRHRVSSVEAVPHRRVVVLADRYDPIFAVFFAVSRQVTPEPFVVSTLQLDGKTAESIPRYRKAEAPATQVFCMAPAPVPWRRITTNISVSTLRDEFVVAVIELDETKETTLAEEDRGLGPRSGMKRGSGAVTSANAPPRKMRRQRSVNLLGDDIEEKREVEQGLMFDPGENSNGETAIILNPEADQPSPSSFSLEKAPLERRWLDSAPLFSDRAQLAEQAPREIAAELWGPTSGAYDPLLNLPRSEGAARRRRSHRVWYHRLLPKDSNDFMARMHTYQMDE; encoded by the coding sequence ATGCCAACCAAGGAGACGCAGGTGTATTGGCACGACCTTCCAACGCCACGGCCACCGTGGCGCAACGCGGGGGAGTTGAAGCAGTGCATACTTGAAAGCAGGCGAATTGCCTCGCAGATGGCGCAGAAGCAGTGGAGTAGCGTGCGCAGTGCCACCTCAAGACCCCAGCGCTCAATTCCTCGCGTGCCACGATCGCGTGCGGAGCAGGCCGACCGAACCGATCAGCGCGGTCGTGCGACCCGGCGCATTGAGCGCCCcgcgctgctccgccaggTTGTCCCGGAACCGCACGCAACGCCTCTGCAGGTGGTGAACCTAATCATGGAACATCTGCGGCAACGTCCAGTGCtggcagcagaagcagcggaggtggcacAGCGCGTGACACTGCACTTCAACATGCTGACCCAGtcatcgcagcagccgccagTGGGCGAGGCGTCGCTTCCCCGGTGCAGTCAGGGCGACGCAGGGTTTCGTGGTGCTCGTGCGGCAACGGAGTCTGTCCTTTCTcaagtgcagcagcaggacggCGCACGCCTGGGGTTGACGTCCTCGCAGGCAACCATCGGCGCCAGCGGAGGCGCGGCTGAGTCTCTGTCCATGGCGCTTCAGGACTCTCTCCTACTGGACACAGTGGCCGAATTCTGTGCCACCCGCAGTTTGACGTTTCGGCGGCTCTCGAGGTCCGACCTTTGGGGCATGCGGCACCGCGTATCGTCAGTGGAGGCCGTACCGCACCGTCGTGTGGTGGTACTGGCCGACCGCTACGACCCAATCTTCGCAGTATTCTTCGCGGTTTCACGTCAAGTGACACCGGAGCCGTTTGTAGTGTCCACGTTGCAGCTGGACGGTAAGACAGCCGAGTCCATACCGCGTTACCGCAAGGCGGAAGCTCCTGCCACACAGGTGTTTTGTATGGCGCCGGCACCGGTGCCATGGCGCCGCATCACCACAAACATTTCGGTTTCGACACTGCGCGACGAATTTGTCGTGGCGGTGATTGAGCTGGATGAGACCAAGGAGACGACATTGGCGGAGGAGGATAGGGGCTTGGGTCCTCGCAGCGGAATGAaacgcggcagcggcgcggttACCAGCGCGAACGCACCGCCACGGAAGATGCGGCGACAACGATCCGTTAATCTGCTAGGGGATGACAtagaggaaaaaagggaggtTGAGCAGGGCCTCATGTTCGATCCGGGTGAGAACAGCAATGGGGAGACGGCAATCATCTTGAACCCAGAGGCTGACCAgccctcgccgtcctctttttctcttgagAAGGCACCACTCGAGCGCCGATGGCTGGATAGCGCCCCGCTCTTTTCCGACAGGGCCCAACTCGCTGAGCAAGCTCCCCGTGAGATAGCGGCGGAGCTGTGGGGGCCCACGAGCGGAGCATATGATCCGTTGTTGAATCTGCCGCGCTCAGAAggagcggcgaggaggcgtaGGTCACACCGCGTGTGGTACCACCGTTTGCTGCCCAAAGACTCTAATGACTTCATGGCACGCATGCATACCTACCAGATGGATGAGTAG
- a CDS encoding hypothetical protein (TriTrypDB/GeneDB-style sysID: LpmP.34.2960): MEWRPNYRKAWVTGVVVVTALFALVVRRGQQKRRSAHQTTGDTTHDELAETLSHTVLPVLVRPEDLPAGWGVAPPVFYPPHCAAIPLVLPSEMHEVERHSCSARAGRTERSKQSKADNLAAKPTAFIFCSYAGCTKGLFTTQQDEEVLLAELLAHHPVLQKRLAENPGQWSPLPDAAPPAATDPESAAGTARERRQSSLPRTFSHVLVNDDYFILAGMNGPYIIIAVLGGFAGVFPSSLTARTPSRGEGSGRKRTGSATPATTAEGTGLSDVIEAIARATVSVPLVKLGNESSELASRTPGTSFAVHRGYYRVVYTREGQELELCVPSEWSVWSEYVTSSLTTPTDASSLDGKTVSTEEENAEPKEVTLTLSFTPSSFMSESRVEICVSAELFAALLENPQAAAATLWAASAATDVSNPVAKATLGVLTGRPLPASSHGRTNVVTTVYVQPKFGVLFSVHPRSAVVYEPWLTDLPTILYYPLGDAVEDEMAPRMTIEYVVEMPKTWEVLTSDDKEFLHNVLSHFTNGDVAAGSATLTEISGIGCAMFHETREGCRCRTYVLPRVATVLVIRWMTSVDSWDRDLPVFQQTLDTLHVDAAPISE, translated from the coding sequence ATGGAGTGGAGGCCAAACTACCGCAAGGCCTGGGTTaccggcgtcgtcgtcgtaaCTGCTCTCTTCGCGCTGGTGGTCCGCCGGGGCCAGCAGAAGCGTCGGTCAGCTCATCAGACGACGGGGGACACTACGCACGATGAGCTTGCCGAGACGCTGAGCCACACTGTGCTTCCTGTTCTCGTGCGTCCAGAAGACCTACCCGCTGGGTGGGGCGTCGCGCCGCCTGTCTTCTACCCTCCTCACTGCGCCGCCATTCCGCTAGTGCTGCCGAGCGAGATGCACGAGGTGGAGCGACACTCTTGTAGCGCACGTGCTGGACGCACGGAGAGGTCGAAGCAAAGCAAGGCGGACAACTTGGCCGCAAAGCCGACCGCTTTTATCTTCTGCAGCTATGCCGGGTGTACAAAAGGCCTCTTCACAACACAGCAGGACGAAGAGGTTTTGCTTGCTGAGTTACTGGCACACCACCCGGTGCTGCAGAAGCGTCTTGCCGAGAACCCGGGGCAGTGGAGTCCTCTACCagatgctgcgccaccggcgGCCACGGACCCCGAGAGTGCCGCCGGTACGGCCAGGGAAAGGAGGCAGAGCAGTCTGCCGCGTACATTTTCTCACGTTCTAGTCAATGATGATTATTTCATCCTGGCAGGTATGAACGGCCCTTACATCATTATAGCGGTTCTGGGCGGGTTTGCTGGTGTGTTCCCATCGTCACTGACCGCGAGAACTCCCTCAAGAGGTGAGGGGAGCGGCAGAAAGCGGACTGGCAGTGCTACCCCAGCTACGACTGCTGAGGGGACGGGCCTCTCTGACGTCATAGAGGCCATCGCACGCGCCACTGTCAGTGTGCCACTCGTCAAACTCGGAAACGAGTCCTCGGAGCTCGCGTCTCGCACACCGGGCACATCCTTCGCTGTCCACCGCGGCTACTACCGCGTGGTGTACACGCGGGAGGGGCAAGAGCTGGAGCTCTGCGTGCCGTCGGAATGGTCGGTGTGGAGCGAGTACGTGACCTCGTCTCTCACAACGCCCACCGATGCTTCGTCCCTAGATGGAAAGACTGTCTCcacggaggaagagaatgCCGAGCCGAAAGAGGTTACTTTGACCCTCTCCTTTACACCGTCCTCCTTCATGTCGGAGAGTCGCGTGGAGATATGTGTCTCTGCGGAACTgtttgctgctcttctcgAGAACCCgcaagctgctgcggcgacgctgtgggcggcctccgctgccaccgacGTCTCCAACCCCGTTGCCAAGGCGACGCTCGGGGTATTGACAGGCCGACCACTGCCGGCGTCGTCGCACGGGCGCACAAACGTGGTGACAACGGTGTACGTGCAGCCCAAGTTTGGTGTTCTCTTTTCAGTTCACCCACGCTCAGCCGTTGTCTATGAGCCGTGGCTCACAGACCTGCCAACAATCCTATACTATCCTCTGGGCGATGCGGTGGAGGACGAGATGGCACCGCGGATGACGATCGAGTACGTTGTGGAGATGCCCAAAACCTGGGAGGTTCTCACCAGCGATGACAAAGAGTTTCTACACAACGTTCTCTCCCACTTCACCAATGGGGATGTGGCGGCAGGCTCAGCGACGCTGACGGAGATCAGCGGCATTGGCTGCGCCATGTTTCACGAGACGCGCGAgggctgccgttgccgtaCGTACGTGCTGCCCCGCGTGGCGACGGTGTTGGTTATTCGGTGGATGACCTCTGTGGACAGCTGGGACCGAGACTTGCCAGTGTTCCAGCAGACACTCGATACCCTGCATGTGGATGCCGCACCCATTAGCGAGTAG
- a CDS encoding dynein light chain-like protein (TriTrypDB/GeneDB-style sysID: LpmP.34.2980): protein MATSSTAEGAVLERTLRPGQRHSNAERDHSNSSVLSDMHAGNGFPDGGAEEEDVELDIRASHVHMEALYVDVPAKELQLIMDSALRAYNTHVFIPTRTTWRKEEGSRRELERDVERTALSRIAEDIKKDITAKLGGRWHVIYGHDFATYVTHKRLCFCHFQIEGADVVVWRHGG, encoded by the coding sequence aTGGCTACTAGTAGCACCGCTGAGGGTGCCGTTCTTGAGAGGACGTTGCGGCCTGGTCAACGACACAGCAACGCCGAAAGGGACCACAGTAACAGCTCTGTACTCTCTGACATGCACGCGGGTAACGGCTTCCctgacggcggtgcagaggaggaggatgtggaGCTGGACATCCGCGCCTCCCACGTGCACATGGAAGCGCTCTACGTAGACGTCCCGGcaaaggagctgcagctcattATGGATAGTGCCCTCCGAGCCTACAACACGCATGTTTTCATCCCGACGCGCACCACCTGGCGCAAGGAGGAAGGCTCACGCCGTGAGTTAGAGCGGGACGTTGAGCGGACCGCACTAAGCCGCATTGCGGAGGACATCAAGAAGGACATCACCGCCAAGTTGGGTGGCCGCTGGCACGTCATCTACGGCCACGATTTCGCCACCTATGTGACGCACAAGCGCTTGTGTTTTTGCCACTTTCAAATAGAGGGCGCGGACGTTGTCGTGTGGCGTCATGGAGGGTAA